A single region of the Marinobacter salinisoli genome encodes:
- a CDS encoding 4'-phosphopantetheinyl transferase family protein — translation MAPMSSYSTENLEKRLTDFTGTHVFVASGPLNFVESPYQEERDLVSLAVEKRQMEFFTGRKLARQALSKANAAEGPILRGPTGNPIWPDGIVGSITHDRSYALAVVAQSPPLKGLGIDLVENTATVTSDVGPLVMHDAEFRLLTELFPSQNIGAVAFSIKESVVKALSPHLDRYLDMLDIHLAGDGNALVATLSNSPYRCRCLAVFGPHGLFTASFF, via the coding sequence ATGGCCCCTATGAGCAGCTATAGCACAGAAAACCTCGAAAAGCGTCTCACCGACTTCACTGGCACACACGTTTTCGTCGCCTCTGGGCCGCTGAACTTCGTGGAATCGCCTTACCAAGAAGAGCGAGATCTGGTGTCGCTGGCGGTTGAAAAACGCCAGATGGAGTTTTTCACCGGCAGGAAGCTGGCGCGACAAGCCTTGAGCAAGGCTAATGCGGCTGAAGGCCCAATACTCCGGGGACCAACCGGAAACCCCATCTGGCCTGACGGCATCGTCGGTTCAATCACCCACGACCGCAGCTATGCTCTGGCTGTCGTGGCGCAATCCCCCCCGCTGAAGGGTCTCGGCATAGACCTTGTCGAGAACACAGCCACCGTTACCAGTGACGTTGGTCCGCTCGTCATGCATGATGCTGAGTTCAGGCTGTTAACGGAGCTTTTTCCGAGCCAGAACATCGGCGCAGTGGCTTTCTCCATCAAGGAGTCCGTCGTCAAAGCGCTGTCGCCCCACCTAGACCGCTATCTGGACATGCTCGATATTCATCTGGCCGGTGACGGCAATGCCCTCGTCGCCACCTTATCCAACAGCCCCTACCGCTGCCGCTGCCTCGCTGTTTTCGGACCCCACGGCCTTTTTACCGCCAGTTTCTTCTGA
- a CDS encoding GNAT family N-acetyltransferase — protein MLQQPVRHDGPAEDKGRHLVLTDEYRQRLPFSKNEFEKRGKQGNFLYELFVDDVPVCYGWMAGPGAKVGILHELNMRVPDHSLYIWDCATPEEHRGKGYFQSLLQMMMQAKGPETRFALVAVDSHNTASKAALKRVGFQPLFTYWSCRVFGRVILSMAFRDGKLTWAQPQFDRLEYGL, from the coding sequence ATGCTTCAGCAACCGGTCAGGCACGATGGTCCCGCAGAAGACAAGGGCCGACATCTGGTTTTGACGGACGAGTACCGGCAGCGCTTACCCTTCTCAAAAAATGAATTCGAGAAACGCGGTAAGCAGGGAAACTTTCTGTATGAACTGTTCGTCGACGATGTTCCGGTCTGTTATGGCTGGATGGCTGGGCCCGGGGCAAAGGTGGGTATTCTGCACGAATTGAATATGCGTGTGCCCGATCATTCGCTGTACATCTGGGATTGCGCGACTCCTGAGGAACACCGTGGAAAAGGCTACTTTCAAAGCCTGCTACAGATGATGATGCAGGCGAAAGGCCCGGAAACACGGTTCGCGCTGGTGGCTGTCGATAGCCACAATACTGCCTCGAAAGCGGCCCTGAAAAGGGTGGGATTCCAACCCCTTTTTACCTATTGGAGTTGTCGGGTATTTGGCCGAGTCATTCTGAGCATGGCCTTCAGGGATGGAAAACTCACCTGGGCCCAGCCGCAGTTCGACAGACTTGAATACGGTTTGTGA
- a CDS encoding cupin-like domain-containing protein translates to MNLFDLAGPEDIESIPFPTTEDGLLPYIRGRQPVLLNGVREALPFTREWSYDYFRKHLKTIRIQRKSDDGIFHYLGFERIPIGDFNDIMETTHDGYALEPLKGRGVSGDLPSEIQVSLPRFVPETGFRVSNLYVGPGKNTSLLHYDETHSLLMMLEGRKRFILFSPEQSDCMYAYSPFSLRAIRENRVVDSQVNCVEPDLKSFPKLGQARGLAGWLEEGQALFIPAGTWHYIQAEGRNVSVNYFWMQNSLKDWLHQPLLNFWIKRRAIDVLDVLRKVKHKVSAA, encoded by the coding sequence ATGAACTTGTTTGATCTGGCAGGCCCAGAAGATATTGAATCTATTCCTTTTCCCACGACTGAAGATGGGCTGCTTCCGTACATTCGAGGCCGGCAGCCGGTCCTGTTGAATGGTGTTCGTGAAGCGCTGCCCTTTACCCGGGAATGGAGCTACGACTATTTCAGAAAACACCTGAAGACGATCCGGATCCAGCGAAAGTCCGATGACGGTATTTTTCATTATCTCGGCTTTGAGCGTATTCCGATCGGCGATTTCAACGACATCATGGAAACGACTCATGATGGTTATGCGTTGGAACCGCTGAAGGGGCGTGGTGTTTCCGGCGATTTGCCCTCTGAAATCCAGGTCAGCTTGCCGCGCTTTGTGCCTGAAACCGGGTTTCGGGTTTCCAACCTCTACGTCGGTCCTGGAAAGAACACCTCCCTGCTGCATTACGACGAAACGCACAGTTTGCTAATGATGCTTGAGGGGCGCAAACGATTCATTCTGTTTTCGCCCGAGCAAAGCGACTGCATGTACGCCTACAGCCCGTTCAGTCTCCGAGCGATTCGGGAAAATCGTGTTGTCGACAGTCAGGTGAACTGCGTAGAACCAGATCTCAAAAGTTTTCCCAAGTTAGGGCAAGCCCGTGGTTTGGCCGGGTGGCTAGAGGAGGGGCAGGCGCTTTTCATTCCGGCCGGAACCTGGCATTACATCCAGGCGGAAGGACGGAATGTGTCGGTGAATTATTTTTGGATGCAAAACAGCCTTAAGGACTGGTTGCATCAACCCTTGCTGAATTTCTGGATCAAGCGACGGGCGATTGATGTCTTGGATGTGCTGCGCAAAGTGAAGCACAAGGTCTCCGCAGCGTGA
- a CDS encoding GNAT family N-acetyltransferase produces the protein MKLIVVRSATEFECIREQWDSFVGKVNPVPLPMTFAWLWSWWKAFSLEGGMEMEFRCVYQGPELVGVAPLVRLKHRYRGVTVTLLKLAANGHSPYSSVIVDTALSPAARNRAFSLLTQVGAGEIGLFLKVEQDSELQHFLLDDPGRGKAHKRVGQKPSLRTPVVNINQSWEDFYRSRPRSLKKSLNHKMNRFRKYGGFTIHEEKIRSTDQPIVEDLITVSARSWKSTVGNDLKSNTRSRQFLVNLIKVLGPSESLSAWVIRDKERPVAFELHLIFDNVVYPIRADYDSEYKAYSPGSVLECSALKHLFEQGRYQQYYTCADDYWYLSNWTTEYKDFCSIELFGDSLKLKALYFLEYRIIPMLKRVFRPHGSERRPKVRAA, from the coding sequence GTGAAATTAATCGTGGTCAGGTCAGCAACAGAGTTTGAGTGCATCAGGGAGCAGTGGGACAGCTTCGTAGGGAAGGTGAACCCGGTACCTCTGCCTATGACCTTTGCCTGGTTGTGGTCGTGGTGGAAGGCCTTCTCGCTGGAAGGTGGCATGGAGATGGAATTCCGATGTGTGTATCAAGGCCCGGAACTGGTTGGGGTCGCTCCACTGGTTCGCCTTAAACACCGGTATCGGGGTGTTACCGTCACGCTTTTAAAATTGGCGGCGAACGGACACTCCCCGTATTCGTCCGTCATTGTCGATACGGCCTTGAGTCCAGCTGCCCGAAATAGGGCTTTTTCACTGTTGACCCAGGTGGGAGCTGGAGAGATTGGTCTGTTCTTGAAGGTGGAACAGGACAGCGAGCTACAGCATTTTTTATTGGATGATCCCGGGAGAGGTAAAGCCCATAAACGCGTGGGACAAAAACCAAGCCTTCGGACACCGGTGGTTAACATCAACCAGAGCTGGGAAGACTTCTACCGTTCCCGGCCTCGCAGCCTGAAAAAAAGCCTGAATCACAAAATGAATCGGTTTCGAAAATATGGTGGATTTACGATTCATGAAGAAAAGATCAGGTCGACGGATCAGCCGATTGTGGAGGATCTGATAACGGTGTCTGCCCGCAGTTGGAAGTCTACCGTTGGCAATGACCTGAAATCCAACACCAGAAGCAGACAATTTCTGGTCAACCTGATCAAGGTTTTGGGGCCATCAGAAAGTTTGAGTGCCTGGGTCATCCGAGACAAAGAGCGGCCTGTCGCTTTTGAATTACACCTCATATTCGACAACGTGGTGTATCCCATTCGTGCGGACTACGACAGTGAGTACAAAGCTTACTCACCGGGGTCGGTGCTGGAGTGCTCCGCGCTCAAGCATCTCTTTGAGCAAGGCCGTTACCAGCAGTATTACACCTGTGCCGATGACTACTGGTATTTGAGTAACTGGACGACGGAGTACAAGGATTTCTGCTCAATTGAATTGTTCGGCGATAGCCTCAAGCTAAAGGCCCTGTACTTTCTCGAATACCGAATCATCCCGATGTTGAAGCGTGTGTTCAGGCCACACGGATCTGAAAGGCGGCCAAAGGTCCGTGCGGCATAG
- a CDS encoding formyl transferase: protein MRVVVVVSKDKSDIFFANQLMKALHVVGVVVENQTPEKDQSSLAKKAMKYVGNPPVFLKKVGEVLDRKFIDRHQSYNNPEFALSFGEEDRELIPREGVEVLYTRGVNDINEAENCSWIKHKRPDVIAVCGASIMRDELLAIPTYGVLNLHGGLSQFYRGLFPTDWAIHNGEPECVGATVHFVSPGVDDGDVIYQGRPSISGSDNPNSLYEKVVRLGVRMMIQAISDLEQASCHATALVKKGDLYLNHMFDVQAKRRTWQQIKDGVLADYIAHKSERDQRVKTALINEFQELDSPKPRSDQLSTV, encoded by the coding sequence ATGCGAGTGGTTGTGGTGGTAAGTAAGGACAAGTCGGACATTTTTTTCGCCAATCAACTCATGAAGGCGTTGCACGTAGTTGGGGTAGTTGTCGAAAACCAGACACCGGAGAAGGACCAGTCTTCGCTCGCGAAAAAAGCCATGAAATACGTAGGTAACCCGCCGGTTTTTTTAAAGAAGGTTGGCGAGGTTCTTGATCGAAAGTTCATTGATCGGCACCAGAGCTACAATAACCCAGAATTCGCATTGAGTTTTGGTGAAGAGGACCGGGAGCTGATCCCACGCGAAGGGGTGGAGGTGCTGTATACCCGCGGCGTTAATGACATAAACGAAGCTGAAAACTGCAGCTGGATCAAGCACAAGCGACCTGACGTGATCGCCGTGTGCGGCGCCTCGATTATGCGGGACGAGTTGCTCGCGATACCAACGTATGGCGTGTTGAATCTGCACGGAGGCCTATCGCAATTTTATCGCGGTTTGTTCCCTACGGACTGGGCGATTCATAACGGCGAGCCCGAGTGTGTCGGGGCCACCGTCCACTTCGTCTCCCCGGGGGTGGACGATGGCGACGTGATTTATCAGGGACGGCCTTCCATTTCAGGCTCAGACAACCCTAACAGCCTCTACGAGAAAGTCGTGAGGCTTGGGGTACGTATGATGATTCAGGCGATTTCTGACCTTGAGCAGGCGTCTTGCCATGCCACGGCTCTGGTTAAAAAGGGCGACTTGTACTTGAACCATATGTTCGATGTGCAGGCCAAACGGCGAACGTGGCAGCAGATCAAGGACGGTGTGCTGGCTGACTACATTGCTCACAAGTCCGAGCGGGACCAGAGAGTAAAGACGGCGTTGATCAACGAGTTTCAGGAGCTGGATTCCCCTAAGCCGCGATCTGATCAATTGAGCACCGTGTGA
- a CDS encoding polyketide synthase, which produces MSPEVSSRGAASFLAQFEHNAGALASEPALWHQGRPVSYAELDRNARIIQARIEQKGASQGSPIAIHAQNREWAITAIVAILRHGCPYLPLDPVYPKERLDYMASHAQVALTITDNDDFRSPVGDHLDLRDISFASAPSPCPQTSKLSAESNAYVIYTSGSTGQPKGVLMNHGTLDNLIQWQNQRYPPGTRYRTLQFSALSFDVSFQEIFSTLGQGGTLYLIDDTIKQDFRLLLEFIEAHEIERVFLPYIALLQLVMWANRLELYPASLKEIITAGEQLVISNELRCAFNQLKGVTLCNQYGPCESHVVTEHQLHWPADAWPALPPIGTPITAAELLVMDEQQQPVSPGEVGELFISGPVLAHGYINSPEQTAQRFIELPEKETKRGYRTGDLVSVNQAGEYTYHGRIDNQVKINGYRVELSEVEARLLDTGKLSEAAAAVQDIAGQKKLVAFVTAPSGNEYDEASIRQILSKDMPDYMIPARFYRVEALKKTPSGKIDRKSMLEALALNEQGATVQANGESLSDNLLAIIRDELSHPGLNRDHNLQDQGMDSLAANRIAAAFLAKAGLSIPVYSLFQYRTAGQFLEYASARYSASEATAIKQDGAPSSAQAGRDIAIIGMSARVPGANSVEQFWHNLLEGKESVTFFEPENNAANVVNARGVLDDPLGFDARFFGINPIEAEFVDPQQRLLLELAWHALENAGIDPEQFAGRIGVFCGVGNNTYYLNNVLKNPEKLDDYGALQAMVANEKDYAATRLAHKLNLVGPALSIHTACSTSLVAVAEAVEAVRHGRCDIAIAGGAALSFPQQQPHTHEEGSIYTRDGHTRPFDKSSSGTVFSDGGGMVVLKRLDEAQKDRDYVYAAISGVGVNNDGAEKGSFSGPSVEGQKSVILSAIKDARQAPGDIGYIEAHGTATPIGDPIEVSALSAAFSQFTPNKQFCKLGSVKSNFGHLTAAAGVIGLIKSALAVDRGIIPQSINFETANPELSLDQTPFMVASSTSEWAVERENRVAGISSFGIGGTNAHVLLRGVKDPQVGDEPDTPTWVPLCFSAHSGDALADLIRSHGRLIRDSQTPGSRADLAAGLIRLRRSFRYREVLPQAVDAERLQTTADDAADNDPAFNAPTIVLAFPGQGSQVAGMGLQLYESVPAFRTAIDQCAEFLEQQHAFELKELLFHSGDPLKDTQKTQVTLFCIGYALAETLRELGVQPNAGIGHSIGELVAATVAGVFELPTALRIVLTRGAVMQAQPSGSMLAARATINEIKRLLPTGVVIAAENTEDSVTLSGASEAVEACGEVLDQQGIKFRALNTSHAFHSPSMDAASDSFAEQLADAELHPPRFRFISCVTGDWITDAQATDIRYWAQQIRQPVQFRKGCQTLNELKELVLLECGPQSTVCGMVMQNLCDKSDIRLAPLVSGAGDNEKELESFSEGLGKAWCAGIELDWPCSAPSPALRPRLPPYPFQHKTYVIEPWAEQAATRASHGVPQADTTTFTSIPDSSSLAGQNMNDAVQEQLRTLFSDISGIDLSKADGDATFFELGLDSLLLTQSTLKLKKKFKVNLTFRQLLNDCGNLNKLADYLLKEGVTTDVPPAPPAEQRAAGAPQSAPGAAPMPPQNTAALAMPQAPSGDIQALLQQQMQIMQGQLALLSSMSAHTPTASAPHAVPVPDQKPQERTGLKPFGAGTRINVKRSNDMTPTQKANFEKLATSYNNRFASSKKFAQDNRKQLADPRVVSGFRTVIKEVIYPLVVERSDGPYLWDIDGGKLIDVTCGFGSNFFGNSAPFIKEAIARQLETGYEIGPQHPLVADASRLFCQVTGNERVAFCNTGSEAVLGAMRLARTVTAKEKVVLFENDYHGIHDDVIVTRGSNGFAVPAAAGIPDAAVENMVVLDYGSDASLDYIREHADDIAAILVEPVQSRNPNLQPKAFLQKARALCSEHQIALIFDEVITGFRIHPRGAQGYYGIDADICTYGKIVGGGLPIGAISGKARFMDALDGGQWQFGDDSAPEVGVTYFAGTFVRHPLVLSAAVAVLQRLVDEPDLQANLNDRANAMVAEINQHAQLVGAPLKVENCGSMCKIKIPQDIPFEELIYIMLRERGIHVWDARPMFITTAHSDEDIQRIVQAFKESMDDMIAMGFFPVTENTTKVSNSASVKPPVEGARLGRDENGKAAWFVPSKTNKNQFEKWAG; this is translated from the coding sequence ATGAGCCCAGAAGTGTCTTCCCGCGGTGCAGCCAGTTTTCTGGCACAGTTCGAACACAACGCCGGGGCACTGGCCAGCGAGCCAGCACTTTGGCACCAAGGCAGGCCTGTAAGCTACGCGGAGCTGGATCGTAACGCTCGGATCATTCAGGCTCGCATCGAGCAAAAAGGAGCCAGCCAGGGCTCGCCGATTGCCATCCATGCACAAAATCGTGAATGGGCAATCACCGCCATCGTGGCCATTCTGCGCCACGGCTGTCCTTATCTTCCCCTCGACCCGGTCTATCCCAAGGAGAGACTGGATTACATGGCCAGCCATGCTCAGGTTGCCCTGACCATTACCGACAATGACGATTTTCGGTCTCCGGTGGGCGATCATCTGGACCTGCGCGACATTTCGTTCGCCTCGGCCCCGAGCCCCTGCCCGCAAACGAGCAAGCTCAGCGCTGAATCAAATGCCTATGTAATCTACACCTCCGGCTCTACCGGTCAGCCGAAGGGTGTCCTGATGAATCACGGTACTCTGGACAACCTGATTCAATGGCAGAATCAACGATACCCGCCCGGCACCCGCTACCGGACGCTTCAGTTCTCTGCCCTGAGCTTTGACGTCTCGTTTCAGGAGATTTTTTCTACCCTCGGCCAGGGAGGAACCCTTTACCTGATTGATGACACCATCAAACAGGATTTCCGGTTATTACTGGAGTTCATCGAAGCGCACGAGATCGAACGGGTTTTCCTGCCCTACATTGCCCTCTTGCAACTGGTCATGTGGGCCAACCGCCTGGAGCTTTACCCGGCATCTCTCAAAGAGATCATCACAGCCGGAGAGCAACTGGTAATCAGTAACGAACTCCGCTGTGCGTTCAACCAACTCAAAGGCGTGACTCTGTGCAACCAGTATGGTCCCTGCGAATCCCACGTAGTAACAGAGCACCAACTGCACTGGCCGGCCGACGCGTGGCCAGCCCTGCCGCCCATCGGTACCCCCATAACGGCGGCAGAGCTACTGGTGATGGATGAACAGCAGCAGCCTGTGTCCCCGGGTGAAGTCGGTGAACTCTTTATTTCCGGGCCGGTTCTGGCCCACGGCTACATCAACAGCCCCGAACAGACCGCCCAGCGCTTCATCGAACTGCCTGAGAAAGAAACCAAACGTGGCTATCGCACCGGTGACCTGGTCAGCGTCAATCAAGCGGGTGAGTACACGTATCACGGCCGCATCGATAACCAGGTGAAAATCAATGGATATCGGGTCGAACTCAGCGAGGTGGAAGCGCGCCTGCTGGACACGGGCAAACTCTCAGAGGCCGCGGCAGCAGTTCAGGACATCGCCGGCCAAAAGAAGCTGGTGGCTTTCGTCACCGCCCCATCCGGAAACGAGTACGACGAAGCCAGCATCAGGCAGATCCTCAGTAAAGACATGCCTGATTACATGATTCCGGCACGCTTCTACCGGGTTGAGGCACTGAAAAAGACGCCCTCGGGAAAAATCGATCGTAAATCCATGCTGGAGGCGCTCGCCCTAAACGAGCAAGGTGCCACCGTCCAAGCAAACGGCGAATCCCTGTCGGATAACTTGCTGGCCATCATCCGTGACGAGCTCAGTCACCCGGGCCTGAACCGGGATCATAACCTTCAGGATCAGGGGATGGATTCACTGGCAGCAAACCGGATTGCCGCCGCATTTTTGGCTAAAGCGGGGCTTTCGATTCCGGTCTACTCGCTTTTTCAATATCGCACCGCAGGCCAATTCCTCGAGTACGCCAGTGCCAGATACAGTGCATCTGAAGCGACCGCAATCAAACAGGACGGCGCGCCATCGTCAGCGCAGGCAGGCCGTGATATCGCCATCATCGGGATGTCAGCCCGTGTGCCCGGTGCCAACTCTGTCGAGCAGTTCTGGCACAACCTGCTGGAAGGCAAGGAAAGCGTTACCTTTTTCGAACCTGAGAACAACGCTGCGAACGTGGTGAACGCCCGGGGTGTGCTTGATGATCCGTTAGGATTTGACGCCCGTTTTTTCGGTATCAATCCGATCGAAGCCGAGTTCGTTGATCCGCAGCAGCGGCTCCTGCTGGAGTTGGCCTGGCACGCGCTGGAAAATGCCGGCATAGACCCCGAACAGTTTGCCGGCAGAATCGGCGTATTCTGCGGGGTTGGCAACAACACCTACTATCTCAACAACGTCCTGAAGAACCCCGAAAAACTGGACGATTATGGTGCGCTTCAGGCTATGGTCGCCAACGAAAAGGACTACGCCGCCACGCGTCTCGCTCACAAGCTGAATCTGGTCGGTCCCGCACTGAGCATCCATACCGCCTGCTCTACGTCCCTGGTTGCCGTTGCCGAGGCGGTTGAGGCCGTTCGTCACGGACGTTGTGATATTGCTATTGCGGGAGGGGCGGCTTTGTCATTCCCCCAGCAGCAACCCCACACCCATGAAGAAGGCAGCATTTACACCAGGGACGGACACACTCGACCATTCGATAAAAGCAGTTCCGGCACCGTGTTCAGCGACGGTGGCGGCATGGTGGTTCTGAAGCGACTCGACGAAGCCCAAAAAGATCGGGATTATGTCTACGCGGCGATTAGCGGCGTCGGCGTCAACAACGATGGCGCCGAGAAAGGCAGCTTCTCCGGCCCCAGCGTGGAAGGCCAGAAATCCGTCATCCTCTCCGCCATTAAAGATGCCAGACAAGCCCCAGGCGACATTGGTTACATCGAAGCCCACGGCACTGCAACGCCCATTGGCGATCCTATTGAGGTCTCGGCGCTGAGCGCTGCCTTTTCCCAATTCACACCGAACAAGCAGTTCTGCAAGCTTGGTTCCGTCAAAAGCAATTTCGGCCACCTGACCGCCGCCGCAGGCGTCATCGGACTTATCAAATCGGCTCTGGCGGTAGATCGCGGGATTATTCCGCAATCCATTAACTTCGAGACCGCCAATCCAGAGCTATCGTTAGACCAGACGCCTTTCATGGTCGCAAGCTCGACCAGTGAGTGGGCAGTCGAACGGGAAAATCGGGTTGCCGGGATCAGTTCCTTTGGTATCGGCGGCACCAATGCCCACGTGTTGCTCAGAGGTGTCAAAGACCCGCAGGTTGGGGATGAGCCCGATACTCCAACTTGGGTGCCTCTTTGTTTCAGCGCCCATTCCGGGGATGCTCTGGCCGACCTTATCCGCTCCCACGGGCGCCTGATCAGGGACTCTCAGACGCCCGGTTCGCGAGCCGATCTCGCCGCGGGCCTTATCCGTTTGCGGCGGTCGTTCCGCTACAGAGAAGTTCTGCCGCAGGCGGTAGACGCTGAACGTTTGCAAACCACCGCAGATGATGCGGCCGACAACGATCCGGCATTTAACGCGCCAACCATCGTCCTGGCGTTTCCGGGCCAAGGCAGCCAGGTGGCAGGCATGGGACTTCAGCTCTATGAATCCGTGCCGGCGTTCAGAACCGCCATCGACCAGTGTGCAGAATTTCTTGAGCAACAACACGCGTTTGAGCTGAAGGAACTCTTGTTCCATTCAGGCGATCCGTTGAAAGACACCCAGAAGACACAGGTTACCCTTTTCTGTATCGGCTATGCACTGGCAGAAACACTCCGTGAACTGGGGGTGCAGCCCAACGCCGGGATTGGGCACAGCATCGGCGAACTGGTCGCGGCCACCGTGGCAGGTGTCTTTGAGCTTCCCACCGCCCTTCGGATCGTCCTGACTCGTGGCGCGGTAATGCAGGCCCAGCCCTCTGGCTCTATGTTGGCTGCTCGCGCCACGATTAACGAAATTAAGCGCTTGCTGCCGACAGGCGTGGTAATTGCGGCAGAGAATACCGAGGACAGTGTCACCCTTTCCGGAGCGTCAGAAGCCGTCGAAGCCTGCGGCGAGGTGCTCGATCAGCAGGGCATCAAGTTCAGGGCGCTGAATACGTCCCACGCCTTCCACTCACCGTCCATGGATGCCGCCAGCGACTCCTTTGCTGAACAACTGGCAGACGCAGAGCTACACCCGCCCCGCTTCCGGTTCATATCCTGTGTCACAGGCGACTGGATAACCGATGCGCAGGCAACCGACATTCGGTACTGGGCGCAACAGATACGTCAACCGGTGCAATTCCGCAAAGGCTGCCAGACACTGAACGAACTCAAAGAGCTGGTCCTTCTTGAGTGTGGGCCTCAAAGCACGGTATGCGGAATGGTCATGCAGAACCTCTGCGACAAGTCCGACATTAGGCTCGCGCCCCTTGTCTCGGGTGCAGGTGATAACGAAAAGGAACTGGAATCCTTTTCTGAAGGGCTGGGAAAAGCCTGGTGTGCCGGAATCGAACTGGACTGGCCGTGCTCAGCGCCCAGTCCCGCGCTGCGGCCGAGGTTGCCCCCATACCCCTTCCAACACAAAACATACGTTATTGAACCATGGGCAGAACAGGCGGCCACGCGGGCCTCGCATGGGGTCCCGCAGGCCGACACTACGACCTTTACTTCTATTCCCGATTCTTCGAGTTTGGCTGGACAAAACATGAATGACGCCGTTCAGGAACAATTGCGCACGCTGTTTTCAGACATTTCCGGGATCGACCTGAGCAAGGCCGACGGCGATGCCACTTTCTTCGAGCTGGGGCTGGATTCGCTGCTGCTGACCCAATCAACGCTCAAGCTGAAGAAGAAGTTCAAGGTGAACCTCACATTCCGCCAGCTTCTGAATGACTGCGGAAACTTGAATAAACTGGCCGACTACCTGCTGAAAGAAGGCGTTACCACTGATGTTCCCCCTGCACCGCCGGCGGAACAGAGAGCAGCCGGAGCTCCTCAAAGCGCCCCCGGAGCAGCCCCGATGCCGCCGCAGAACACTGCCGCACTGGCCATGCCGCAGGCGCCTTCTGGCGATATCCAGGCGTTATTGCAGCAGCAGATGCAGATCATGCAGGGGCAGCTGGCGTTGCTGTCTTCCATGTCTGCACACACCCCAACCGCCTCTGCGCCTCACGCGGTCCCCGTCCCGGATCAAAAACCTCAGGAACGGACGGGCTTGAAACCGTTTGGCGCGGGCACCCGAATCAATGTCAAGCGCAGTAACGACATGACCCCCACCCAGAAGGCGAATTTCGAAAAGCTGGCGACGAGCTACAACAACCGGTTCGCGAGTTCGAAAAAATTCGCTCAGGACAACCGGAAACAACTGGCCGATCCAAGGGTGGTTTCGGGCTTCAGAACAGTCATCAAAGAAGTTATCTATCCCCTCGTGGTAGAGCGTTCCGACGGCCCCTACCTGTGGGATATCGATGGCGGGAAGCTGATCGATGTGACCTGCGGGTTTGGTTCGAACTTCTTTGGCAATTCAGCGCCGTTCATCAAAGAAGCCATCGCACGACAGCTGGAAACCGGCTACGAGATCGGTCCGCAGCATCCGCTCGTGGCCGATGCTTCCCGACTGTTCTGTCAGGTTACTGGCAACGAGCGGGTCGCGTTCTGCAACACCGGCTCCGAGGCAGTGCTTGGCGCCATGCGCCTGGCTAGAACGGTAACGGCGAAAGAAAAAGTTGTTCTATTCGAAAATGATTATCACGGCATTCACGACGATGTGATCGTCACCCGTGGCAGCAACGGTTTTGCCGTTCCCGCCGCTGCCGGCATACCCGACGCCGCTGTCGAAAACATGGTTGTCCTGGATTATGGCAGTGATGCGTCACTGGACTACATCCGCGAACACGCAGACGACATTGCAGCCATTCTGGTAGAGCCGGTGCAAAGCCGGAATCCTAACCTGCAGCCCAAGGCCTTTCTGCAAAAAGCGCGTGCGCTGTGCTCAGAGCACCAGATTGCACTGATTTTCGACGAAGTAATCACCGGGTTCCGGATCCACCCACGCGGTGCGCAGGGCTATTACGGCATTGATGCGGATATCTGTACCTATGGAAAAATCGTAGGTGGGGGGCTCCCCATTGGCGCCATTTCGGGCAAGGCACGCTTTATGGACGCGCTGGATGGTGGCCAATGGCAGTTCGGCGATGACTCGGCACCGGAAGTCGGGGTGACCTATTTTGCAGGCACCTTCGTTCGCCATCCACTGGTGCTCTCCGCCGCCGTCGCCGTGTTACAGCGACTTGTCGATGAGCCTGACCTGCAAGCCAACCTGAACGACCGTGCCAATGCGATGGTTGCGGAAATCAACCAACACGCACAGCTTGTGGGCGCGCCTCTGAAAGTCGAAAACTGCGGCTCGATGTGCAAGATCAAGATCCCCCAGGACATACCGTTTGAGGAGCTGATCTACATTATGTTGCGGGAACGCGGCATCCACGTTTGGGATGCCAGGCCTATGTTTATCACCACAGCGCACAGCGACGAGGACATTCAACGCATTGTACAGGCCTTCAAGGAATCCATGGATGACATGATTGCCATGGGATTTTTCCCCGTTACTGAAAACACGACTAAAGTCAGTAATAGCGCAAGCGTGAAGCCCCCTGTAGAAGGCGCTCGTCTGGGAAGAGACGAAAATGGCAAGGCCGCTTGGTTCGTCCCTTCCAAAACGAATAAGAATCAGTTTGAGAAATGGGCAGGGTAA